From the genome of Devriesea agamarum, one region includes:
- a CDS encoding HAD family hydrolase: MTVNRFAQTFGEWTPKAVVFDCDGLLLDTESVWNHTQKTVLARYGAELSPEEYKTIVGTALETSVAIIARAAQQPVERVHEELEAEFKAALARDLRVLPGAREVVEAAAARVPVAVASNSWHEALEDKLTRTGLIRHMTALESSDTVENPKPAPDMYLAGAAACGAFPKDTLAFEDSELGALAARRAGLRLIAVPSHDTQCPQADLTISSLSDPDLLEWISFW, from the coding sequence ATGACCGTCAATCGGTTCGCCCAGACCTTCGGAGAATGGACGCCGAAAGCTGTAGTTTTCGACTGCGATGGCCTGCTCCTCGACACCGAATCCGTGTGGAATCACACCCAGAAGACAGTCCTAGCCCGCTACGGAGCTGAACTGTCCCCGGAGGAGTACAAAACAATTGTCGGCACCGCACTGGAAACATCCGTGGCAATCATCGCCCGGGCCGCTCAGCAACCCGTCGAGCGGGTCCATGAGGAGCTAGAAGCTGAGTTTAAAGCGGCGCTCGCACGAGACTTACGGGTTCTGCCCGGTGCGCGGGAGGTAGTCGAGGCTGCAGCCGCCCGGGTCCCCGTGGCTGTGGCGTCAAACTCTTGGCACGAGGCGTTGGAGGATAAGCTCACCCGCACCGGTCTGATCCGGCACATGACGGCGCTTGAGTCCTCCGATACGGTGGAAAATCCCAAACCTGCCCCGGATATGTATCTCGCCGGTGCGGCTGCGTGCGGAGCCTTCCCCAAGGACACTCTCGCTTTTGAGGATTCTGAGCTTGGGGCGCTGGCGGCCCGTCGCGCTGGTTTGCGGCTCATCGCGGTGCCATCGCATGACACCCAATGTCCGCAGGCTGACCTGACGATCTCGTCCCTGTCGGATCCCGACCTGCTGGAGTGGATTTCGTTCTGGTGA
- a CDS encoding L-lactate dehydrogenase, producing MQITPEKSTKLAVIGAGSVGSSLAYASLIRGAARTVALYDLNTAKVNAEVLDLAHGTQFMSGSRVIGGDDIECVHDADVVVITAGARQKPGQSRLDLAGANVAILRSLMPQLLEQAPDAIYVLVTNPCDVLTAAAVKISGLPPSRVMSSGTVLDSSRLRWLIGTRIGVAPSSVHAMIVGEHGDSEFGLWSSASIGQVPLTQWTDENGEQVFTPEALEELGHKVSGAAYRVIEGKGATNYAIGVTGTRIVQAILGDQHAVLPVSTVLDDYHGVSGVAMSVPSIVSRDGVVRTLDFPMDDAEHARFIRSAETLREVHRQLGI from the coding sequence ATGCAGATCACACCCGAGAAGTCCACCAAACTTGCCGTCATCGGAGCCGGGTCCGTGGGCTCATCTCTCGCCTACGCCTCGCTCATCCGCGGCGCCGCCAGAACTGTCGCCCTCTATGACCTCAACACCGCCAAAGTGAACGCTGAAGTGCTGGACCTCGCCCACGGCACCCAGTTCATGTCAGGATCCCGCGTCATTGGCGGCGATGACATCGAGTGCGTACACGATGCGGATGTCGTCGTCATTACCGCCGGAGCGCGCCAAAAGCCCGGCCAATCTCGCCTAGACCTCGCCGGGGCCAACGTCGCCATCCTGCGTTCACTCATGCCGCAACTGCTTGAACAAGCCCCCGACGCGATCTACGTACTGGTGACCAACCCGTGCGACGTGCTCACAGCCGCAGCGGTCAAGATCTCCGGACTGCCCCCGTCACGGGTGATGTCCTCTGGCACCGTGCTAGACAGCTCCCGATTGCGCTGGCTGATCGGCACCCGCATTGGCGTCGCCCCGTCCAGCGTGCACGCGATGATCGTCGGCGAACACGGAGACAGCGAATTCGGGCTCTGGTCCTCGGCATCCATCGGGCAGGTTCCCTTGACCCAGTGGACCGATGAAAACGGCGAGCAGGTCTTCACGCCCGAGGCCTTGGAAGAACTCGGGCACAAAGTCTCGGGCGCCGCCTACCGCGTTATCGAAGGAAAGGGCGCTACTAACTACGCCATCGGCGTCACCGGAACCCGGATCGTACAGGCAATTCTCGGTGATCAGCACGCGGTGCTTCCGGTGTCGACCGTGCTCGATGACTACCACGGCGTCAGCGGCGTCGCGATGAGCGTTCCCTCCATCGTCAGCCGTGATGGCGTCGTTCGCACGCTTGACTTCCCCATGGATGATGCCGAACACGCCCGCTTCATTCGCTCGGCGGAAACTCTGCGTGAGGTCCACCGGCAGCTCGGCATCTAA
- a CDS encoding TetR/AcrR family transcriptional regulator, with protein sequence MPKIIGRSLEDHRQQTRTRIFNALGDLMESNSFESITFAQIAAKAGVGRTALYNHFSDKESLVLAYAMHETSGYVDQLRAGMAHALDPVDAMRLYIRTQLDLRRSFHFAPGPELRSVLSTAALLKMREHVKIIEDVLREVLDSGVSGGYFTSDLDIEATMPLISACLIGRHIPEEEGPARERAIEAATTFVLRALSARLPETLSASEASASSEVSPASETE encoded by the coding sequence ATGCCCAAGATCATCGGCCGTTCGCTAGAGGACCATCGCCAGCAAACCCGCACTCGTATTTTCAATGCGCTCGGCGACCTCATGGAATCCAACAGCTTCGAGTCGATTACCTTCGCGCAAATCGCAGCCAAAGCCGGCGTGGGGCGAACTGCACTATACAACCACTTTTCTGATAAAGAGTCCCTCGTCCTGGCCTATGCCATGCACGAAACCAGCGGATATGTCGATCAACTGCGCGCTGGCATGGCGCACGCGCTGGACCCCGTGGATGCCATGCGCCTGTACATTCGCACCCAATTAGACCTGCGCCGTTCATTCCATTTCGCACCCGGTCCCGAACTGCGCAGCGTGCTGTCTACCGCAGCACTGCTGAAAATGCGCGAGCACGTCAAAATCATCGAAGATGTGCTGCGCGAAGTTCTCGACTCCGGGGTTAGCGGCGGTTACTTCACCTCGGATCTGGATATTGAGGCCACGATGCCGCTGATCAGCGCGTGCCTGATCGGTCGCCATATCCCCGAGGAGGAGGGGCCCGCTCGGGAACGCGCCATTGAGGCCGCCACTACGTTTGTTCTGCGGGCATTGAGCGCCCGCCTACCGGAGACCTTATCCGCCTCGGAGGCGTCCGCCTCATCTGAGGTATCCCCCGCCTCAGAAACGGAATGA
- a CDS encoding HAD family hydrolase yields MNALSSSTSDSPPLHQRLLTAFGTWTPEAVVFDCDGLLLNTEQVWVETYTEFMAETGVELPADCAASLVGASADRVVATVAELVHIPAAEVATKLFTRHLQDVEQKLCLLPGAQSVLHAAAERVPVAIASNTPGEFLRHKLETAGIADVPQHIISVDDVDAPKPAPDMYTQAATRLGVRPAHALAMEDSRTGVQSARAAGLRVLAVPSGPGEMPDVDISLRLLDDPGLLAWISAW; encoded by the coding sequence GTGAACGCCTTATCCTCGTCCACCTCTGACTCGCCCCCTCTGCATCAACGGCTGCTCACCGCCTTCGGCACCTGGACCCCCGAAGCGGTGGTCTTTGACTGTGATGGTCTACTTCTGAACACCGAGCAGGTCTGGGTCGAGACCTACACGGAATTTATGGCTGAGACGGGCGTTGAACTCCCGGCAGATTGCGCGGCATCCCTGGTGGGTGCGAGTGCCGACCGGGTGGTTGCCACCGTGGCTGAGCTGGTGCATATTCCCGCCGCTGAAGTCGCGACCAAACTTTTTACCCGTCATCTACAAGACGTTGAGCAGAAGCTGTGCCTGCTACCGGGTGCCCAGTCCGTTCTGCATGCGGCAGCTGAACGGGTGCCGGTTGCGATTGCGTCCAACACGCCGGGAGAGTTTTTGCGCCACAAGCTAGAGACTGCGGGGATCGCCGACGTGCCGCAGCACATTATTTCGGTCGACGATGTGGATGCGCCGAAGCCGGCGCCCGATATGTATACGCAAGCGGCCACTCGATTGGGCGTCAGACCCGCCCACGCGTTGGCGATGGAAGATTCTCGGACCGGGGTGCAATCGGCTCGGGCGGCGGGCTTGCGGGTGCTCGCTGTCCCATCCGGACCGGGTGAGATGCCGGACGTCGATATCTCGTTGCGATTATTAGACGATCCCGGCCTGCTCGCCTGGATTTCCGCGTGGTAG
- a CDS encoding sodium/proton-translocating pyrophosphatase has product MDIINHYAMGGGMAWALIVTGLIAIVAIVLGLVLLPRAGASSKESGLPETSSDDSDVSDGQTDDVPTDGPRSASDTADDEESADSPAGNTAALVARVRGLGVSTVAVSLLVAVPAALLLLLVAGTWPERFWRSGMLLAGVVIAFVTSRHGAFVLTSAGNVPVERRAGLVGRIGGAFVLFPLGLASLVPVIVVLILNHQAATALLAFAAGTAVVAVASRAVDAFASTAADSSALLVGTSEHQIARDSASNPGSAHVRVADVVAGAGRSADVVMLAAAVLGLGYAAGIGVMGVEGVLVPFVVAGVAMVTAILSTFFTLLGVPGRERGALRLGSLLPTGLGLGGAVAATMLWLPSTFPGLHFAQAGQKELVVGGYPMPYSELWKQAEQMLPQIPQLIERRTAIAGAFEVGDVVTLSQLHPHLVAGLAVVIGAVIALIAQFSVAYLADRRFGLTLQVARTTRTGASLPVLGAFGLGGVIAGVITVLMAVAFVVLNVLAGGVDRLAIYLAVLAAGGAMLVLAGHAAFHTISALVDREGSSNSLRDAAHTSDTQVQSGLRIGVVFLVVGVLGLVARALVIATQHAKTLLEEHLLVDFSISSLGNLAGLAIGLVAALFAGAAVMNAARRIAAGAVLDTRVSLLEDGSGVVHLDDLSRDAHKAALVPLVLAFLTPVIVGFGIGAVPLAYSLAGMALGMLVITLWMGASASTWSSSLRVVESGRYGGPGSWAHTAALDNAVLATGLRGSIGRLAVPSVLLSALSAVLVLPAVIQLATNGTNIYLRIGIAVLALAIVFMAYAVADTIAEPDLEDLGDTLDDPLFARDVDEDDEHILLANTDAGRVDFSEDELSEAEDLDSDAWKPKF; this is encoded by the coding sequence GTGGACATCATTAACCACTACGCCATGGGTGGTGGCATGGCCTGGGCGCTTATCGTCACCGGGCTCATCGCCATCGTTGCGATTGTGCTCGGATTGGTGCTTCTGCCACGAGCGGGGGCATCGTCTAAGGAATCTGGTCTGCCGGAGACATCCAGCGACGATTCGGATGTATCTGACGGTCAGACTGATGACGTGCCCACTGATGGGCCAAGGTCGGCGTCGGATACGGCGGATGACGAAGAGTCTGCCGATTCCCCTGCCGGGAATACAGCTGCTTTGGTGGCTCGCGTGCGCGGCCTGGGGGTGTCAACGGTTGCGGTATCGCTGCTCGTAGCCGTCCCTGCCGCCCTATTGCTTCTGCTCGTGGCGGGGACCTGGCCCGAGCGGTTCTGGAGATCGGGCATGCTCCTCGCGGGTGTGGTCATTGCATTTGTGACCTCGCGTCACGGCGCATTTGTTCTGACCTCGGCAGGAAATGTTCCTGTCGAGCGGCGCGCAGGTTTGGTCGGGCGCATCGGCGGGGCGTTTGTTTTGTTCCCGTTGGGGTTGGCTTCGTTGGTGCCGGTCATCGTGGTGCTGATCCTCAATCACCAGGCAGCGACGGCTCTGCTCGCTTTTGCGGCAGGTACTGCGGTGGTCGCTGTCGCCAGCCGAGCTGTTGATGCGTTCGCATCGACCGCTGCTGACTCATCGGCGCTTCTGGTGGGGACAAGTGAACACCAGATCGCCCGGGATAGTGCCTCCAACCCAGGCAGCGCCCATGTTCGGGTCGCCGATGTAGTAGCCGGGGCGGGCCGCAGTGCAGATGTGGTGATGCTGGCCGCCGCAGTGCTAGGGCTCGGGTACGCCGCCGGAATCGGCGTGATGGGCGTTGAAGGTGTTCTGGTGCCGTTCGTAGTAGCGGGCGTTGCCATGGTGACCGCGATTCTCTCCACGTTCTTTACTCTGCTCGGCGTTCCTGGTCGGGAGCGAGGCGCGCTTCGGCTCGGCTCATTGTTGCCGACGGGTCTTGGACTGGGTGGCGCGGTCGCGGCCACGATGCTGTGGCTGCCGTCCACGTTCCCCGGGCTTCACTTCGCTCAGGCTGGTCAAAAGGAGCTCGTGGTCGGTGGATACCCCATGCCCTACAGTGAGCTCTGGAAGCAGGCTGAGCAGATGCTTCCGCAAATACCCCAGCTGATCGAACGCCGTACAGCGATTGCCGGTGCCTTTGAAGTTGGCGACGTGGTAACGCTCTCTCAGCTGCATCCGCATCTGGTGGCTGGACTCGCGGTGGTAATTGGCGCGGTCATCGCCCTGATTGCTCAGTTCTCGGTGGCTTATCTCGCTGATCGCCGGTTTGGTCTCACCTTGCAGGTAGCGCGGACCACGCGCACCGGCGCCAGCTTGCCGGTCCTCGGTGCTTTCGGTCTCGGCGGAGTTATCGCTGGCGTTATTACAGTTTTGATGGCAGTTGCATTTGTTGTGCTGAATGTCTTGGCCGGTGGCGTAGACCGCCTTGCGATCTATCTTGCGGTGCTGGCAGCTGGGGGCGCAATGCTGGTGCTTGCGGGGCACGCGGCCTTCCACACGATTTCAGCTCTGGTTGACCGCGAAGGCTCCTCGAATAGCCTTCGGGATGCAGCGCACACGTCGGATACGCAGGTGCAGTCAGGGCTGCGAATTGGGGTGGTGTTCTTGGTCGTCGGAGTCCTTGGACTGGTGGCCCGCGCTCTGGTTATTGCGACTCAGCACGCGAAGACGTTGCTTGAAGAGCACTTGCTTGTTGACTTCTCAATTTCCTCGCTCGGCAATTTGGCCGGGCTAGCAATCGGTTTGGTGGCTGCGCTGTTTGCCGGGGCAGCCGTGATGAACGCGGCCCGGCGCATCGCGGCAGGTGCCGTATTGGACACTCGGGTTAGCTTGCTAGAGGACGGATCAGGAGTTGTTCACCTGGATGATCTTTCCAGGGATGCCCACAAAGCAGCTCTAGTTCCGCTGGTCTTAGCATTTCTTACGCCGGTGATTGTCGGCTTTGGGATTGGTGCTGTGCCGCTGGCGTACAGCTTGGCGGGTATGGCACTTGGCATGCTGGTGATCACCCTGTGGATGGGGGCGTCCGCCTCAACCTGGTCCTCGTCGCTGCGGGTTGTGGAGTCGGGCCGCTACGGAGGCCCAGGTTCCTGGGCCCATACCGCCGCTTTGGACAACGCCGTGTTGGCGACGGGTCTGCGCGGAAGCATTGGCCGGCTGGCGGTGCCGAGCGTGCTGCTCTCGGCGCTCAGTGCGGTTTTAGTGTTGCCCGCTGTGATTCAGCTGGCGACCAATGGCACTAACATCTACCTGCGGATTGGTATCGCTGTTTTAGCGTTGGCCATCGTGTTTATGGCGTATGCGGTCGCCGACACCATTGCTGAGCCGGATCTGGAAGATCTCGGCGACACCTTGGATGATCCTCTCTTCGCGCGCGATGTCGACGAGGACGACGAGCACATCTTGCTGGCTAACACGGATGCTGGCCGAGTTGACTTCAGTGAGGATGAGCTATCGGAGGCTGAAGATCTCGACAGTGATGCGTGGAAGCCGAAGTTCTAA
- a CDS encoding NHL domain-containing thioredoxin family protein: MSEDTAFTSRVRASELTGRSWLNTGGRELGLEELRGKVVVLDFWTFCCVNCLHVLDELRPLEEKWSEELVVIGVHSPKFTHEADQGALIKNIARYNVTHPVLDDPELATWSAYGVKAWPTLVVTDPEGYIVRTMSGEGHGEDLDALIDKLVSDHEQRGTLSRGEPPALPAEEISGTLRFPSKALRLPDGRFLVSDTGHHRLVIFDHDAATVMETVGSGVRGHADGQAELAQFDEPIGLAVLPQEIAQECGYDVVVADAAGHRLRGVTFGYNRLLRPRVETEVRTVAGTGRQRTQADSWPAADSDPLECPLSTPYDVHFSAVLGEVVVTMAGNHQIWAFDPLQGRLRVLAGTTHEGLVDGPAATSWWAQTSGVDEDGNGQLWFADAESSALRCLDVNSLTVATAIGVGLFDFGHVDGPAQDALLQHPLGVTCLPSGQIAMSDTYNGAIRLFDPVTQMVETVATDLAEPSDAVAVEPVDGDEQLLVVESAAHRLTFVSLAGAARRTIDTGALTTQRPVTAISPGHFNLRVIFSTPPGHKLDTSSGPSTQLQVSSTPSELLLSGSGTDSELSRVLTINPDVGEGVLHIAARAASCDDDEAAEFPACHMHQQDWGVPVIVTDDGEHSLDLALNG, translated from the coding sequence ATGAGCGAAGATACAGCGTTCACGTCCCGGGTCCGAGCGAGTGAGCTGACGGGCAGGTCGTGGCTAAACACTGGTGGTCGTGAGCTCGGTCTAGAAGAGCTGCGCGGCAAGGTCGTCGTGCTTGATTTCTGGACCTTTTGCTGCGTCAACTGTTTGCACGTTCTCGACGAGCTGCGCCCCCTCGAAGAGAAATGGTCCGAGGAACTGGTCGTGATCGGCGTGCATTCGCCGAAGTTCACTCATGAGGCTGATCAGGGCGCTCTGATTAAGAATATCGCCCGGTACAACGTGACCCACCCGGTGCTGGATGACCCGGAGCTTGCGACTTGGTCCGCATACGGAGTGAAGGCCTGGCCAACTCTGGTGGTGACCGACCCTGAGGGGTACATCGTGCGCACAATGAGTGGTGAGGGGCACGGGGAGGATCTTGACGCGCTGATCGACAAGCTCGTCTCTGATCATGAGCAGCGCGGTACCTTGAGCAGGGGAGAGCCACCTGCGCTGCCCGCCGAGGAGATCTCGGGAACGCTTCGATTCCCGTCTAAAGCCCTTCGGCTTCCCGATGGACGGTTCTTAGTCTCGGATACCGGTCATCATCGTCTAGTCATTTTCGACCACGACGCCGCTACCGTGATGGAAACGGTGGGGTCCGGGGTACGTGGCCACGCCGACGGACAGGCTGAGCTCGCCCAGTTCGACGAACCGATTGGTCTGGCGGTTCTTCCGCAGGAGATCGCCCAGGAGTGCGGTTATGACGTGGTGGTGGCCGATGCTGCGGGCCATCGTCTTCGCGGTGTGACGTTTGGTTATAACCGACTACTGCGTCCGCGCGTGGAAACCGAGGTTCGTACGGTGGCGGGTACTGGACGGCAGCGGACGCAGGCGGATTCCTGGCCTGCGGCAGATAGTGATCCTTTGGAATGTCCCCTGTCCACCCCGTACGACGTGCATTTTTCTGCGGTTCTCGGGGAAGTTGTGGTCACCATGGCGGGCAACCATCAGATCTGGGCGTTTGACCCGCTCCAGGGTCGGTTGCGGGTGCTTGCTGGAACCACCCATGAGGGGCTGGTGGATGGCCCGGCCGCAACCTCCTGGTGGGCGCAGACGAGCGGGGTTGATGAGGACGGCAACGGTCAGCTGTGGTTCGCAGATGCGGAGTCATCCGCGCTGAGGTGCCTGGACGTGAACAGTCTCACGGTTGCCACTGCGATCGGTGTGGGTCTGTTTGATTTCGGACATGTGGACGGTCCTGCGCAGGATGCCTTGCTTCAGCATCCGCTCGGTGTCACGTGTCTGCCATCCGGTCAGATCGCTATGTCCGACACCTATAACGGCGCTATTCGGCTATTCGATCCCGTTACACAGATGGTTGAGACGGTTGCTACCGATTTGGCGGAGCCTTCGGACGCGGTTGCGGTGGAGCCCGTCGACGGAGACGAACAGCTTTTAGTGGTGGAATCGGCTGCTCACCGCCTGACTTTTGTCTCGCTGGCCGGTGCTGCCCGACGCACCATCGATACTGGCGCCTTGACGACGCAACGCCCCGTCACCGCCATTTCTCCTGGTCACTTCAATCTTCGGGTCATTTTTTCGACTCCACCGGGGCACAAGCTGGATACTTCGTCTGGCCCGTCGACCCAGCTGCAAGTCTCATCGACCCCGTCGGAGCTGCTGCTGTCGGGATCTGGAACGGACAGCGAGCTGAGCCGGGTGCTCACCATTAACCCGGACGTGGGTGAGGGGGTCTTGCATATTGCTGCCCGCGCGGCCTCGTGTGACGACGATGAAGCCGCAGAGTTTCCCGCATGTCATATGCACCAGCAAGACTGGGGGGTGCCCGTCATTGTCACCGATGACGGCGAACACAGCTTAGACCTGGCACTCAACGGATAA
- a CDS encoding flavin-containing monooxygenase: protein MACAHDDEVPTCDKVLVIGAGPAGLAAAAALQELDVPFDLVDRSRDVGGVWNPDDPHSPSWPGLRAVSSVSTTQFDDLLMPASFPAFPTAEDMAKYLRAYTAHHGLSVHFRGGVTVRSATPFGQGRWQVELSTGEVVIYRALVSAHGISQRAALPDWAPPRTRTSRSPGHFEPTVRHSVLEGEPLPPVEVLHSSAWAGAESVAHRSVLVVGSGQSAADIAVEAAGTAREVRLAMREGHWVVPRRIGPLPGDMLAEQEPALLGQLNARVAESVVTRMVGTPQAFGLPAPQRSLLSDTVIVSDDLLDLIRSGAITPTGEALAMAQDGTVTFTPPPSSRPGVTSVETTWRPDIVVFATGYRPGCDHLDDDLLPHGADGSWDLFLGAFPRVRDDLVVLGQIQVSGGTFPIVREQARIAARILRSYLDTGHLPEAFRQARASGVPSTLIGPATQRLPEGPRQVVGRFFGALRAKSLGAQAQSTTQPSDRTHLLGQLRTLRAALAGN from the coding sequence ATGGCTTGCGCTCACGACGACGAGGTTCCCACGTGTGACAAGGTGCTCGTAATTGGCGCTGGTCCGGCAGGACTAGCGGCCGCGGCAGCCTTACAAGAGCTGGACGTGCCCTTTGATCTCGTGGATCGCTCCCGAGACGTGGGAGGAGTATGGAACCCCGACGACCCTCACTCTCCCAGCTGGCCGGGATTGCGAGCAGTCTCATCGGTGTCCACCACGCAATTTGACGACCTATTAATGCCCGCCTCGTTCCCGGCGTTTCCTACCGCTGAGGATATGGCTAAGTACCTGCGCGCTTACACCGCTCACCACGGGCTCAGCGTGCATTTCCGCGGCGGCGTCACGGTTCGCAGCGCCACACCGTTTGGGCAGGGGCGGTGGCAGGTTGAGCTGTCCACCGGAGAAGTGGTGATCTACCGGGCATTAGTTTCGGCCCACGGCATCAGCCAGCGTGCCGCGCTGCCCGATTGGGCTCCCCCGCGTACTCGCACCTCCCGCAGCCCGGGGCATTTTGAGCCGACGGTGCGCCACAGTGTGTTAGAGGGCGAACCGCTTCCGCCCGTCGAGGTGCTGCACTCCAGCGCTTGGGCTGGGGCGGAATCAGTCGCCCACCGCAGCGTGCTGGTCGTCGGTTCCGGACAGTCTGCCGCCGACATTGCGGTGGAGGCCGCAGGCACCGCTCGTGAGGTCCGGCTTGCCATGCGCGAGGGTCACTGGGTGGTGCCCCGTCGTATCGGCCCGCTGCCCGGCGATATGCTCGCGGAACAGGAACCAGCGCTGCTGGGCCAGCTGAATGCACGCGTGGCGGAAAGCGTCGTAACCCGCATGGTCGGCACCCCCCAGGCATTCGGGCTGCCCGCTCCGCAACGCAGCCTTCTCAGTGACACCGTAATCGTCTCGGATGACCTCCTCGACCTGATCCGCTCCGGAGCGATTACGCCCACCGGCGAGGCCCTAGCCATGGCTCAGGACGGGACCGTGACGTTCACACCGCCTCCGAGTTCCCGTCCTGGAGTGACCTCCGTCGAGACGACATGGAGACCAGACATCGTGGTCTTTGCGACCGGCTACCGGCCAGGGTGCGATCACCTCGACGATGATCTACTTCCCCACGGAGCCGATGGATCGTGGGATCTATTCCTCGGCGCCTTCCCCCGGGTGCGGGATGACCTCGTGGTTTTGGGTCAGATCCAGGTCAGTGGCGGCACCTTCCCCATCGTGCGCGAACAGGCCCGCATCGCCGCGCGGATTTTACGCTCCTACCTCGACACCGGGCATCTGCCTGAAGCATTCCGGCAGGCCCGGGCATCCGGGGTACCGTCAACCTTGATCGGTCCCGCCACCCAACGCCTTCCCGAGGGGCCGCGCCAGGTCGTCGGTCGCTTCTTCGGTGCGCTGCGCGCTAAATCCCTCGGCGCGCAGGCACAGAGCACGACGCAACCCTCAGACCGGACGCATCTGCTGGGTCAGCTACGTACATTGCGCGCAGCACTGGCTGGCAACTGA